In Candidatus Pantoea bituminis, the genomic window TGAGCTGCAGGGTGACGCGTCTTTTCATTCTGACACTCCAAAAACAGGTGAAATAATGGCTGATGCAGGTGAACGCCATCAGCCCAGGCCGCGCTATGGTGCGCGATTATGGTTTTACGAGCGTTTAACGGGTTCCCTGATCGTTGGCAGTAATGCCGCTCCCAGCGCGCCCGCCGCATCGCCGAGAGAAGATGAAATAATCTGTGGAGAGAGGTGGTAGCCGCTGGCGCGTTGCAGAGCCGTATCTAAACTCGGGCGAAACAGCGGCAGCAAACGCGCAGCGCTGCCGCTAAGCACGGTAAGATCGGGGCCATAAAGTGCCAGCAGGGTGGATAGCCCTCGTCCCACGCGGCCACCGTACTCGCTTAAAATTGCGGCTACGCGAGGATCGTCCGTGCTAAGTGCATCAAGTCGCTTAACCGTGAGTTGTGGCCAGTGAAGATTTGGCAGCAGTTGCAGCAAAGCCTGTTGTAGCCAACCGCGTGACGCCTCCGTTTCCCAACACCCCGTGACGCCGCAGTAACAGCGATGTGTGCTGCCTGAGACAGGAATATGACCCGCTTCAGGATGGCGGCCATCGATTGTGCGAAACGGCTGGCCCTTATCCAGTAACGCCACGCCAATACCGGTGCCGAGTGTGACCATCAACATGCGCTGACTTCCCACACCCGCCCCGGCGTGAAACTCGCCCAGTGCCGCAACCACCGCGTCGTTATCGATGGCGGCAGGCACGTTTAAACGCTGCTGCAGCTCGTCGAGCAGCGGAAAAAATGAGAAACAGGCCAGCGTGTCACTGTTTTCAATCACACCGCTGCGGTTATTAACCGGTCCACTGGCACCGATGCCCAGCGAAATAATCTGCCCGTCCGCCGGACAGAGCTGCCGCAACCGACTGACCAGTTCATCGCTGCGTCTGGATTGCGGGATCGCATCAAACTCTGCGGTAGGCACCGTTAACGCCGCCACCTCGCGCAGACCCTCCAGCAGGATGAATCGTGTGCCGGTGCCGCCCATATCAATGCCTGCGCGCAGCAGGCGAGCAGAATTGGTCATAACGTTACCGTTATTTTTTACCGTAGAGGAATTCGCCGGGCACCATGCCGTTGCCGCGTGCCAGCGCGACGGTCAGGTGCTGCACAAAGAGCATGGCGCACACTAAACGCAGCAGCTCATCGTCAGGCGTTTCCAGCAGTTCACTGCCTGCGTAAGCGCGTGGACCGACAGTGACCACGTGCGTGCCGTTGCGCTGCAAATCTTCAGCTAACTGAATCAGCGTTGGTTCGCTGCCATTACCAAACAGCAGGGCAGTCATCTGCTTGCCGGAGGTTTCCATCGGACCATGCCGGAACTCGCCGCCGATAAAGCCTTCTGCACTGACTTTTGACGATTCTTTGGTGATCAGCGCACCGGTCATGGCGGTTGCCGCATCGGCACCGATACCAATCATGGCCAAACGTGGCTGAGTACGCAGAAAGAAAGGGGTCACGATCGGCTGGATTTGCGCCTGTTGACTCACCCGCTCAGCAATATTGTTTAGATGCGCAGCCACTTTGTCTGTTAGCGGCTGCTCCGCTTCGCCCGTCAGAGCGGCGAGGATGCGATAGCTGGCGACCAGCGTGTTGAGGTAACTTTTCGCGCTGACGGTGGCTTCATCGCCACTGCGCAACTCCACCAAAATGTCAGCGCGCTGAGCCAGCGTGCTGGTGATGTCGTTGGTTACTGAAATCAGCGTCAGCGGTTTCGTGATGATATCCAGCAGCTTAACCACTTCACCACTCATACCCGATTGCGATGTCATCCACAGCAGCGTGTTGGCGGTTATCAGATCGGGCATATCCAGCAGGCGGCCGGCATCAATGCGCCATACCGGTAAACCGCGCGCAATTAATGCGCGTTCAATGGGGATCAAGGCGTAATCAGATGAGCCCATGCCAGCCAATACAATTCGGTCATAGCGATGCAGGTCAAGTTGGTGAAGCTCAGCGGGTAGCGGGTAATTGAGCTGATCGCGCAGCGCGTCCGGTTGCTGAAGAATATCTTTTTCGTATTCACTCAGAGTGGTCATACGTCATTCCTGGTTAATGAGACAGGAGACAACATACATTGCACGAATTCGTGCAGTAAATGCCTGTTTTCAAGCGAAAAACTTATGGCTATGAAAAAATAGCCGTTGGCAGGCGTCAGGAGTGCGGAGCGTAGTGACGTGAAAGTTAAAAACAGGCATGATATGCACGAATGTGTGTATTTAATGGAGTGAACAGGTGACAGCGGCTGAGCGACGTAACCAGATTCTTGCAATGATCAACGAGAAGGGATATCT contains:
- a CDS encoding SIS domain-containing protein — its product is MTTLSEYEKDILQQPDALRDQLNYPLPAELHQLDLHRYDRIVLAGMGSSDYALIPIERALIARGLPVWRIDAGRLLDMPDLITANTLLWMTSQSGMSGEVVKLLDIITKPLTLISVTNDITSTLAQRADILVELRSGDEATVSAKSYLNTLVASYRILAALTGEAEQPLTDKVAAHLNNIAERVSQQAQIQPIVTPFFLRTQPRLAMIGIGADAATAMTGALITKESSKVSAEGFIGGEFRHGPMETSGKQMTALLFGNGSEPTLIQLAEDLQRNGTHVVTVGPRAYAGSELLETPDDELLRLVCAMLFVQHLTVALARGNGMVPGEFLYGKK
- a CDS encoding ROK family protein — its product is MTNSARLLRAGIDMGGTGTRFILLEGLREVAALTVPTAEFDAIPQSRRSDELVSRLRQLCPADGQIISLGIGASGPVNNRSGVIENSDTLACFSFFPLLDELQQRLNVPAAIDNDAVVAALGEFHAGAGVGSQRMLMVTLGTGIGVALLDKGQPFRTIDGRHPEAGHIPVSGSTHRCYCGVTGCWETEASRGWLQQALLQLLPNLHWPQLTVKRLDALSTDDPRVAAILSEYGGRVGRGLSTLLALYGPDLTVLSGSAARLLPLFRPSLDTALQRASGYHLSPQIISSSLGDAAGALGAALLPTIREPVKRS